The following are encoded together in the Thunnus maccoyii chromosome 18, fThuMac1.1, whole genome shotgun sequence genome:
- the LOC121884467 gene encoding E3 ubiquitin/ISG15 ligase TRIM25-like, with amino-acid sequence MQYKSCQAQFIAETRVVQIKVQTCFTRQEVKLRQSLPLRAEMAQKGDQLDRETISCSICLDLLKDPVAIPCGHSYCMNCIIGYWDGEDQKKIYSCPRCRQIFAPRPVLVKNTMLAALVEQLKKTGLQAAPADHCYAGPEDVACDVCTGRKLKALKSCLVCLASYCENHLQPHYDAAPLKKHKLVEPSEKLQENICSHHSEVMKIFCRTDQQSICYLCTMDEHKGHDTVSAAAERTERQRELEVSRQNIQQRIQDREKDVKLLQQEVEAVDRSADKAVEDSEKIFTELIHLIQKRSSDVKQQIRSQQETEVSRVKELQEKLEQEITELKRKDAELKQLSHTEDHIQFLLNFPSLSQLSASTDSSSINICPLRYFEDVTAAVSELRDKLQDILREKWTNISLTVTEVDVSLPEAEPKTRAEFLKYSHEITLDPNTAHKLILLSEGNRKATVISVHQSYASHPDRFTRHSQVLSRESLTGRCYWEVEWRGEGVRVAVTYKNTRRAGRLKECLFGFNDKSWTLDCNTNSYTFWFNRISTPVSGPGSSRVGVYLDHRAGILSFYSVSETMTLLHRVKTTFTQPLYAGLCPYSHGVTAEFCKLK; translated from the coding sequence aTGCAGTACAAGAGCTGTCAGGCTCAATTTATTGCAGAAACACGTGTTGTTCAGATCAAAGTCCAAACTTGTTTCACCCGtcaggaagtgaaactcagacagtcattgccactgagagctgaaatggcaCAGAAAGGAGATCAGCTGGACCGAGAAACAATCAGctgttcgatctgtctggatctactgaaggatccggtggctattccctgtggacacagctactgcatgaacTGTATTATAGGCTACTGGGATGGAGAGGATCAGAAgaagatctacagctgccctcgGTGCAGACAGATCTTcgcaccgaggcctgtcctggtgaaaaacaccatgttagcagctttagtggagcagctgaagaagactggactccaagctgctcctgctgatcactgctatgctggacctgaagatgtggcctgtgatgtctgcactggaaggaagctgaaagctctcaagtcctgtctggtgtgtctggcctcttactgtgagaatCACCTGCAGCCTCATTATGATGCAGctccattaaagaaacacaagctggtcgaaCCCTcagagaagctccaggagaacatctgctctcatcatagtgaggtgatgaagatattctgccgtactgatcagcagagtatctgttatctctgtactatggatgaacataaaggccatgacacagtctcagctgcagcagaaaggactgagaggcagagagagctcgaggtgagtcgacaaaacatccagcagagaatccaggatagagagaaagatgtgaagctgcttcaacaggaggtggaggctgTCgatcgctctgctgataaagcagtagaggacagtgagaagatcttcactgagctgatccatctcatccagaaaagaagctctgatgtgaagcagcagatcagatcccagcaggaaactgaagtgagtcgagtcaaagagcttcaggagaagttggagcaggagatcactgagctgaagaggaaagacgctgaactgaagcagctctcacacacagaggatcacatcCAGTTTCTACTCAACttcccctcactgtcacaactcagtgcatctacagactcatccagcatcaatatctgtcctctgagatactttgaggatgtgacagcagctgtgtcagagctcagagataaactacaggacatcctgagggagaaatggacaaacatctcactgacagtgactgaagtggacgtTTCACTGCCAGAagcagaacccaagaccagagctgagttcttaaaatattcacatgaaatcacactggatccaaacacagcacacaaacTGATAttattatctgaggggaacagaaaagcaacgGTAATAAGTGTACATCAGTCTTATGctagtcacccagacagattcactagACATagtcaggtcctgagtagagagagtctgactggacgttgttactgggaggtggagtggagaggggaAGGAGTTCGTGTAGCAGTCACATACAAGAATACCAGGAGGGCAGGACGCTTGAAGGAATGTCTATTTGGATttaatgacaaatcttggaCTTTAGATTGTAACACtaacagttatacattttggtTCAACCGTATCTCAACTCccgtctcaggtcctggttcctccagagtaggagtgtacctggatcacagagcaggtattctgtccttctacagcgtctctgaaaccatgactctcctccacagagtcaagaccacattcactcagcctctctatgctggactttgTCCTTATTCTCATGGAGTCACAGCTGAGTtctgtaaactcaaatag